taacTCCCATGCCTCTAAACACCTCCAATCACTCCATAGGTCACTCTAATACCTGATTAAGACATATGAATGCAAAATGGATCCTAAAGATGCTAAACTCTTActctatatgatcattatgtacaaaatggaatcttaaaacaatgcaaatatgcaagatatcaattcGACAAAACACAATTCTCATGATCAGTAACCCTTAAATCCACTGCACAGAAACTCAACAGGTTTTTGGTTGTTTCTTATGGTCTCCACAATTATGGGATAACATTTTTAGGATTCAGCATGGTTTCTCAGGAAGAAAGCACAAGCTGAAgtttttttatacatttaatATCAAACAATCATATTcctatcttaaaataaaaaattttgtatttgtaCATTACCAAAATCAACATCACAAATGAATTTATGCTCATAATGAATTTATCTGTAAAATcacatcaaaatattatatttaaaaccaaaatagtaaatattatataaactacaaaatgaaaattaactaaaaatataaaatatatatggaagcatgaaaactaaaattttggaaaatagtaaacataatataaatatagtcTACGAGAATACATAGATAATGTTtgtgatttattattttgtgtttttttcacattatttaaaaaatctaaattattgataacatATAATATGTTTTGGTTATTGTTATGTTGTTGAAGTTTTATGGGTtgtgattatttaattataatacttTTATTACCACTAGATATTTTTTCAGTGCACAAATATAATAAGTGTTTATATTCAAATCCAAGTTTCCTaattcaattattattataaaaaatattttgatccaAAATCTACTTTCCataaataacacaataaaacaaaaaaattaatacattgattatcaatatgaatattggatttttagaatttataataataatttaaatttgtatttaatttaataatttaatttttataaaaataaatattataattaaaaaattagtatttatatttagCACACACAAGGTATGGGCCATCAACtggttaatattatatatacacacataataattacatttatcgttataatataatattaaaaagtttataagtaaaaaaattgatttatatatttcaatAGTTTCacaaaattataactttgtttaaactaaattttttaaaataaaattatgtaaagaaaaatgtgattctttttttataagaactttattttcaaaaatgattTGGTAGTTATAATTATTAAAGTGTGAAAGTTAAAAGACCAtttgaaaataacaaatatatattttataatacataaatgctattttataggaaaatatcaatatcaattttaaatttttaaaaatatagattgaCTATTgcttatttttctattttacttcCTCCGTTCATATTGAGTGTCATTGTAGAGAATTTTtcgttataaaataaatatcttttttttattttcaatgcaaaatttattaattttgtttaacaatttatttttatattgtttgaaatatgtttatGTGTATaggtaattttgtttttatatagaaaatatacaaaattaattgtttctttaATCTGTGTGCACAAACCCATAGTGACACTTaaaatgaaacagagggagtagcatttagaaatgaaaatatcAATAGATAGAAAATGTTCTTAtcatatacattatatattaatgttttgtttgtcAACATGGTTGGTTTGTTTGAGTATTTATTCAGTTATTATGGGAGGGGTAGTTCACAATAcaattatacatatatcaataatttcatttacttggattaataaaatatgtaaatttggGTTTGGTTTAACATTCTTGtgcttttcatttattttgagattttataGGTTTTTGTTATTccaaaaatttgatttaataatatcactttatattattgttaactatgcaaaaaaacctttataaacttaaaaaaacttagaaaatgtttaaatcaaattattagatagttactaaacatatataggtcaatttaaaaaaaggaaaaaaatgaatataagatttcaaatctaaccctaaagataccaacaatactataacatatgttaccaaaccctaaaccaataaCTCATGAACtaatctacattcactcatctatgttgaatataattcaatttcagataaacaaaatttacatcattgaaaaatgtttattattacatgatttcaaatttgaacccatgaaaatattttttataaaaattttaaactatttttaagatctaatccATGAGAAGACTTTCTCTGAAATACTTATGGAAGACTcctggaagacttatggaagactcctggaagacttatggaagactcctggaagactttgatttaggcgggaaacctaaattattctaaaatttaggcgggaaccataaattctactaaaatttaggcgggatgtgtctgaagacttctttttaagtcttctGTGGGTCTTCCAAtcctaaaatcaattaattatgcaaaaaaacactttcttaaacttaaaaaaaacttagaaagcgtttaaatcaagttattatataattactaAACATATATGGGTCAACctgaaaacgaaaaaaaatgaaggtaagATTTCAGAATCTAATCCTAAAGATACATataatactataacatatgttaccaaaccctaaaccaatgactcatgagccaatatacattcactcatctacgttgaaaataattcaatttcagatgaactaaatttacatcattattattacatgatttcaattttttacccatcagaatattttttataaaattatttttaagatctactgaacgagaagacttacaaagaagtcatcATAGataagacttacaaagaagtcttctctaacgGAGGGTTATAGTGGTAAAAttgaatatatgttttttgtttgttcataaggggactgttgtaatttcactaggcttttgggttacttttgcatttgattgaatttgggggtacacttttatattcaaaatcaagttttgagtcatttttggcaAAACCCccataaaaaaaaaccacaatCTCATAGTTTATAAATGGAGGCTAAACACATTGAACATGACACACTAATGCCAAAACTAAATAACACATgaatctataacaataatatccaacctattaaaatagagtcctatTTTTATCTACATACACAAGTATTTGTTAGACCATTCATTagaaatttaactaaatatCCTAAAATTACTCATATATGATATTCTCCTAAGAAAAACAATATACATCTGAACAATAACATTcctaagaaaagataaatatattgtcATTAGGTAATTATCATTTGActgtttatcatatttaatatcaaccatattttatatatttcagtaactatttttgaaattaaatattataacaaaattctttttaaattatcaaattaaatttttagataaaacgaaataaataatattttattggttgtaacattttatgtttgatatttttagtaaaaataaaaacattaaactgaaatataatatactaaataaaataatattttaaaatattgcaaaaataatttaatttagtcaCATAAAAACATTTCGagaataaaaatttctaaacaaagaagctaataatttttattttattaattcatataaaactaatgtttaaaattaaactattaatattgatgttgcattttaaataaataaaaaaataattcattaatatttgatttgtacaatatcatcaaacaaatttcaacaaatataaattttcaaaataaaaattatatacatataattgatattaaatatatatctttataacatattttatattttgaatgttaattaaaaatataaatatatccgcACGGATGTGCGGATTAATatctagtttaaaattaaagtatatagcAATctattattatagtatatttgctttataaatatttatatccgtgcatgagcacgaaaaaatcacctagtaaataaattaaaaagataaaagaaaaatgaaaccaAGTCTAGTTAGAAAAGTTAAACCAAAAGGAGCTTCAACCACCACCGCCTTCAGCCGCCACCTCCGGAGATGCTCCACCAGCCATTTTCCGccttcacacacacacacattataaaataaaaacaagaaagtaataaaattttcaacaaGATGGGACAAGTTAACACTTTTAAGGTGATGACTTCAAGTCTAAGCACCCCACAATACGCCTCATGAGTAGTTGGCTCTGCAAGAGATCATTGGAACCAAACGTGAATTTTGATGTCTTTTtgatgagagaaaaaaaaaaaagacattaattcaCTTTCACAGCGAAACAGTACATGGTCATGGCCGATCAAGAGAAAAAGTTGGTGCAATTgcaatatcaaaatataaagcAAACTACTTTATTGTTCTAAAAGTAGAAATTTCACATTTAGTTAAACCTACCAGAGGACCCATTCATGTTCAAAAGTTAAAAGCTTTGAAAACGGAGAAAGATTATATGAAAGAGTAGTGACCTTACACCAAACAGTTTCATATCAAATGCTCAAGCatggttttcaagaaaatgactCAGGAGATTTGATTTGATCTCTCTGTTCTTCAACTGCCGCAGATACTCAACCATAAGAGCTTACAGAAGCTTGCGTTATGGTAAGCCTTATGCTACATACCTGGAATCCTGTAAACATCACACTCGGGTCACATGTCTGGGTCAAGGATCCATAACTTGCATGGACTAATCGAGAAGTGACAGAAATCAAAGGCACTAATGCAACAATACTCACTGCAGATGGGAAAACAGTAAGAAGATAGTtctcattttcttataaaaccaCTTTGTTACTGGTCCATTAATCTTAGAAGAAAGCTAAAGTATAAATTTGGTATTTACAGATTGTTGCTAGTATCtctagcctctatccaaagaaTACAGAGGCGCCACCTGCAGGAGTTGATGACATGACTAAACTGGCTTACCTCCATCAGCCAGAGGTCCTCCACAATCTTGCTTGCTGGTTATCACTAAATGAGATATATGTCAGTAATCTTAAAACATTCCATTGATCAAACCTTTAgagattatctaactgcaatcTTTTTGACTAAGGCAGACTTAAAATGGAAACATCTTGATTGCTGTGAATCCATTCCAAAGACCTCCACATTTGTATAGCGTCCATATGATGGAGCAGTATAAAGGAGCTGCGTTTGGAGAGCTAAGCCCACATCTGTTTGCCGGTTGCAGACACCAGTTATAGGTAACAAGTTGTTAATCAACGAATAGAAAATTACTGTATTAGCTAACGCTTTCCATGTATGCCAAGGCGATGATAAATGAGGCAAAGAGCAAGTCTATTTTGGTTAGTGGAGAGAGTGGAGCTGGGAAGACGGAGACAACCAAAAAGCTCATGAGATATCTTGCATTCATGGGAGGCAGATAAGATACATAAGAGAGAAAAGTGTTCGACAAGTTGTTCTAGAGGTGAGTATTACTTGctctgtttatttttaaatgactaGGAGATTTTGGGCCTGGGGCTAGGCATATTCCATATTAAGAGAACAGAGAGCTACAGGTTGCAAGAGTCAATGGTGTCCAAAATACTCATGATTCATACGACAAACAAAGAGCTAGTCAAATATTCtacatcaaatatttttaaataaatcaacATGCACAATGAGAACGACGCTTAAGGAGACGGAGGATGAACATGAATCGGTTGAGTAGCTGCACTAGTATGCAAGGGTGTCCAATCCCATGCATAGTTGGAGTGCTGTTCAAAACTATCAGCTGCATCACTTGGCTTCGCTAAGAAAATGGTGTATCCGGAGTAGTAAAGATAATCCATTGAAGTTGCAAAACTTGAATCACCTGCATCAGGTGCAAAGTCACAAAATGAACCAAACACGATTCATTGTTGTATAGAGAAGGGGTGCAAAAATTTTCAGTCACCTGTAATTAAGAGTATATTCCATGGTCCGGAATCTCGGTGAACGTCAGCATAATGTACCAACAATGACTCTAAACCGAGCTCAGCGGCAAGTCTTTTCTGATCAGGCAGAAGATGAGCATGTTCACCGCAAAACGGATTTCTTCTGGGAGCATAGTAACAATCGAAACGTTGGTCTACGAGAAGGCTCCTTTCAATTGCAGTTATATCCCCACAAAGAAATCTGTTATTTCTGCAGATGCGATACTCATGGCCATGGGGAACCTGGCCTAAACCGCTTTCAATGTTGGAGATTAGAGTTCTAGCAGAGGCCTCAGACTCAATAGGGCATGAGCACGTGTTCCAGTCCCAAAACGTGGCAACAAGATGATCTGATATGAAGTAATACAAATGCCAACTAAATGATCCGATATGAAGTATTATAGAGAGGAGTTAtgaagagatatatatatacctgtACTGGAGGACATGGTTCCCGGAGCAACTGGAGGAGGACACTCAAGGGACCACGGTCTCTCAGATTCCTGCGAGCAAAGCTTTCATTAAGACCGAATAAATCAATAGACCCAATAAGAGAATCAAAAACCTCATATACCTGCAACTCCAATCTTTCACAGCTAGCGGTGGATCTTCGGCCAAATAGAGGGAATTAGAAGGATGCCCTAGGGCTTCTAGGGCTATTCTTTTATTTAGTCGACTAAAAGCCCGGATAGATTTTATTCAAAGCCCAACACTTTacaatttaaataactaaagtCCACCCCAAATTTTACAGGGAATTCGGCCCAAAAAAACCTCACCTTTACGTGAATTGCCAAAAAAAACGTAAACTTTTGGACTGaccaaaaaaaacatcaaaattttcattgactttagaattaattaacaatgtttttgttgacttgccaatttagcacgccgtcagaaaatttaacagaaaaatttaatgttgtttattgttggcgttaagtgaaacgacgtcgttttcaaatgagatgaaacgacgtcgttttatatggtttgaaaacaaaaataagtagATCCTTGCTTTCGAACCCATATTGGTTGGATCAAATGACAAGGTATTTTACCACTAGGCTAGTGACACTTTTAATGGAGTTACTAacacatttaattttatttggtactcattgaatataaaaaaatctctaaaaatttataaagatctttaaaattccaaaaaatttaaaaaatatagaaattttttataaaattaatttcgaaactaaaattaaaaaaaaattattttttctttaaaaaaatcaaaaaatcctccaaaattttcattttttaaaaaacaattgcCAAAAGTTGAATTATTATACACACATAAAAAGATACtcacatattaaaattaaattaaaattcttaaaataaatattgtaaccaTTATGAAtgcgattttaatttttagctcATAATTGTAACTTTAACTTTTTGcgttttctttgaatttttaaatttttttgaattttattttaaaattattttggaattttttcatttttaacaaaaaaaaaattatttataatttaattttagtgtTACTTTTTcttgaactttttaaaaaaatttggaattttaaagatctttttaagtttgtaaagattttttttacattcaatgagtaccaaataaaattaaatgggTTTGTAACCTCTTTGAAAGTGTCAGTAGCCCAGTGGTAAAATGCCTTGCTATTTGTCCCAACCAACCTGAGTTCAAAACCAAGGatctacttctttttattttaaaatcatgtaaaacgacgtcgtttcatctcatttgaaaacgacgtcgtttcacttaGCGCCAACATTTAACGTCTAGTTAACGCTGTCTTAACTGTGGGTTTACGGTGTGTTAATATGGCCAGTCAATCCTAAGTTgcttaataaactaaaaagtcaacaaaagtaAAGTGTTTTTTTGGCCAAGCTCGAGTACAGATTTTTTTTGGCAATTCGTGcaaagtttgtgttttttttgccgaattctcaaattttatatgataatgtttatcataataaaataaatttatttgcaACATtaccaaacacaaaaaaaaatattaatttacattttgatattattatttttatatatttaacttcatttgttttggaacaaaaactctaactattttttgtaggtttttttgtttttatttaatttaactatttctgtttattttaatttaaaatttagtaaagTTAGGATTACATTGTTATAAAAATCACTAGGGTTGGTCCGCGCTTCccgcaaaatatttatattcattacATTTTTACTTAACATTcatttttggtttgattgtATATTATGTGTCAGttgatattttatagtttttatttatttagttgatCATAcctttttggtaaaaatgattATGTGATGAGAGTCATCTAGCCTTCAGTATGGTTGATTATATTTGCTGATC
This Brassica napus cultivar Da-Ae chromosome C6, Da-Ae, whole genome shotgun sequence DNA region includes the following protein-coding sequences:
- the LOC125589052 gene encoding uncharacterized protein LOC125589052 — encoded protein: MSSSTDHLVATFWDWNTCSCPIESEASARTLISNIESGLGQVPHGHEYRICRNNRFLCGDITAIERSLLVDQRFDCYYAPRRNPFCGEHAHLLPDQKRLAAELGLESLLVHYADVHRDSGPWNILLITGDSSFATSMDYLYYSGYTIFLAKPSDAADSFEQHSNYAWDWTPLHTSAATQPIHVHPPSP